The window AATGAAGCCAACAAGATCCCGCCAACGGGATTTTTCTTAGCCGGGGATCGGGGAGGTAAACAAAAATGGTTTTTTTAGAAACATCGTCATATCTTCCGCTGATCTGGATTACTCCATATTCACAGTCTGTGATCTCATTGATGTCCAAAAGCCCTGACAACGAGTTTGCACTTCAACGTGATTGTATTGTGGAAGCCGCAAGTTATCTCGCTTTTGAGGACAATTGGCGCTACAATCCCGCCGTCCGAATAAGACGCCTTTTGGAAAGATTTTCCGATAGCGATTTGAAAAGACTTGGTTATCCAAGTACCGCCATTCAACTCTTATTGGGCGGAAACATATGGCCCCAAGCTCAATATTTGAATTTCGTTCGCCATACGGCATTTTTCTTTGTCGATCTTTTGGACAATCTCCAATGGCAAGAACCTCGTGAAGCACTTTCCTCTCTCGCTGTCTTAATTGAAGATCGCATCCAAACATTTCGATTGCTTTTCAAAGGGCACATTGAAGCATCGGAGTTAAGGCTTCCCGCAGACAACATTCTTTCTTACTGGGGACGATGGTACATCGAAAATGATATCCCTGCTTTTTCTATCCGCATCATTGATGATCCTCGACCCTACAACATGAACGCGGATAAACTCAGGGATATTTACCATTACGATTGCGCGGTCAATCATTCTCCCCAGCCGACGAAAATGATCGTGGCAAACACCGGTTTCACTCGAAATGTGAGAACTAGTTTTACAGTACTATCCGTTCCAATCATATGCGCAGAAGGTGCAAACGCAAAGTTTTTTTTATGAAAAAACCAAGGAAAACAAAAAAAGAGACAGGGCCAATCTATGATCTTTACCGGTCGTTTTTTCCAAGTTCTCCTCATCTTGTCTCCGAAAACAGCAAGGATCTGGTTGCCGGCTGGCTGGCCGCCCGCGGATTCAACGTAGTACGGTCCGGGGACTCCGATGCCGACCGAATCATCGAGAACAAGAGAGTCGAAATAAAGATCAGCACCCTTTGGGCCAACGGTTGTTACAAGTTCCAGCAACTGCGTGATCAGCGCTACGATTTGGCGATCTGTTTGGGCATATCCCCTTTCGATGCCCATTGCTGGATCATACCCAAGGAAGACATTCTGCGTTTATGGAAAGTCGAACACAGAATTTCGACCCAGCATGGGGGCCAGGGTGGTGCCTATACGGCGTGGATTGACGTTCATCCGGACAATCCGCCGGCATGGCTACAATGCTATGGCGGTTCTCCTTCAGACGCCATTTTTGCGCTCTCCAAAATTACCGGGTTCAAGGTCAAGAATCTCAGGGAAGAACTTGAAGAATACGAGGCTTGACCAGAAGGTATCCTTGCCTATTCCGACAGAAGCTGGTTGGCGATGGCGAATGTGCGCAGGACGGGCGCCTTGGGGTTGGGATAGCGCAGGAATTCGACGTGCCCGTCCATGTAGAGCACGTTGGCGCCGCCCGGCACGTGGTTGAAATCCTGGGCTTTCGCGGATACGGTGTCGAATAGGACAAAGACGCCGCTCTGTGCCATTGCGGCGGCTGCGGGATTGTTGATGTCAGTCACACAGAAGCGTTCGACGCCTTCGCGGAGACGATGGACGGTGCGTCCGCCGCCGTTGCCGCATCCTTCCAGGCGCGGATCCGTCGTGTCGTTGTCGAGCGACGGCAACGGGTACAGGCGGAAATCGGTGTCGGCGGCCTGCCAATTCGCAATCATGTCCGGCGATGTCAGGATAATCAGCCAATGCTGGACAAATTGCTTTTGGACGCCTTCGTCGGGCAGCGCAATCTCCGGGCGAAACATGTGGATGAGCGCCTCGTACTCGGAAGGCGGCGTCAGATATTCCGGCCGGTCGTCGCAACGGTCATACATAAAACCGAAATACACGTATGAATCGTCGGCCCGCCACCAGCGATTGTGAAGACCCTGCGGCCACCGGTTGATGAGAATCGGCTGGCCGAGACATTCCGGGCAGAATTGCGCATCGTCGCCGTTCGCGGCATCGTAGTACATCTTGCGTTCCGTGTGCGTTGCGCTCGACGGGCACACATAGATGCGCGGGTCCGTGACGTAATCCGGGTAGACGCCGGAAACATAGGGGGTAAGATAACAGCCCAGTTGCCCGGAACGCGTTTGCTGAATCGGCGGAAACAGGCCGCCGCGCGCCTCGTTGGCGTACATCTTGAAAACCACGCCCCACTGCTTGAGATTGTTCGCGCAACTTGATCGGCGCGCCGCTTCCCGCGCGCGCGCCAAGGCCGGCAGCAGGATGGCCGCCAGTATGCCGATGATCGCGATCACCACCAGCAATTCAATGAGGGTGAAGCCGCATCGCCGCATCGCACCCGTCTCCCGTTTCTCCGTGAAAGAGTGCCACAATCCCCGTCGGGACGCAAGAACGGATCAAGACCTTTCGGATCAGTTCGCAAATACACGGCCGATGGCCGCCGAGAGATCCGACGGCGTCGTCACAAGGGGTTCGACGCGCCGTTGCAGCATGTTTTCAAGCGCGTCAATGGCGGACGCGTCGCGTGGATTGGCCATGGCCACAAAAACGCAGTCGTCGGTCGTCCGTAGCGGAATACAAGCATGCCGACGGCAAAATTCACAACCCAGACGACGCGCATTGCTTTCGTCCACCACCCGGGTGTCGTCAAGGCGGATCAGATACAGCCTGCACTGACAGGCCACAGCCTGGGCCACATCGAGTTCGCCGGCATGGCCGCATTCAACCAGAATGGCGCCCATCATACGTCCGCGCGACGATGCCTGCGAGGCGATGGCCGCCTTCAATTGTTCGTCCGTAATGATCCCCGCCGCGTGTAAAATTTCGCCGATTTTCCGGACGGATCCCCCGGTCAGCAGGGCTTCCAAAATGATGCGTTCGCGCCGGCGGTTGGCCTCCTCCCGGGCTTCCCCGTCTTCGAGCGACGCCCGCAGGCGATTGTTCTCGGCACGCAGCAGAGTAATCTGATCCGCTAAAAAAGACGCCATGGACGCCGCCTCTTCGCGTTGCCGTTCGGCCTCACCCAGCAAGCGCTTGAAACGGCTCGCGCCTTCCTCGGACTCCGCCAGCGCCTGGCGCAGTCGATTGATCTCGCGGTGGGCCTCGCCCAGCGATTCGGCTTGACGGCGTTTTTCGGAACGCGCGGATGCCAGGCGCTCAATCAAGTCCTCGTTTGTCGAAAGCAGCCAGCCTTCCTGACCGCGCAGCAGCGCAATCTCCATCTTGAGATCCACCACCGCCCTTTCCAACTCGGCCAACTCCGGCGCCGGTTCCGATTCTGGCCATTCCGGCGCGGCAGCCGATTCAAGGGAAAAAACCTCCTCCCGCGCACCGGCGTGATCCCCTGTTTCCCGCGTCCACCAAATCAGTTCGCCGGAATGGGAAAAACCGCCGAGCGGCTTTTCGCCCGTAGTCAGCACGCCGCCTTTCTTTTTCAACGAATTCACCGCCGCTTCCAGTCGCGATACGGCATCCCCTCTTATGGCTTCCATAATTTCTTCCGCTTCTTGTCGTCGAGTATTCGATTGCCTCACGTACCTACACAAACCCCACTTCTTAGCATTATTCTAAGAAAATCCGGCGCAAAAGTCAAATCAAACACGGTACGACAAGATATTGCGGGAGCATCGTATCAGGACGTTATCGGGTTCCCGTGATTGTGCCGCGGTATGCCTCGATTCGCTGAAGCCATGTCGTGGTCAGCGTCAGCGTGCGGGAACTCCGCGGGGATTTCGCGGGCTTTTTGTTGAAAAGGGCCTGCTCGTCGGCCGTCAACGGGCGGTAAGAAATGGCATGCGACTTCGCGGCATCGCCGCGGACGGCGCGGGCCTTTTTCCCGGCCGGATCCGTCCCATACACGTACAGTTCGACGGGGCCATACTCGCCGGTCCCGACATTCACTTCCTGAAAGTAGAGATCCGTGCC is drawn from Candidatus Hydrogenedentota bacterium and contains these coding sequences:
- a CDS encoding DUF1559 domain-containing protein, whose product is MRRCGFTLIELLVVIAIIGILAAILLPALARAREAARRSSCANNLKQWGVVFKMYANEARGGLFPPIQQTRSGQLGCYLTPYVSGVYPDYVTDPRIYVCPSSATHTERKMYYDAANGDDAQFCPECLGQPILINRWPQGLHNRWWRADDSYVYFGFMYDRCDDRPEYLTPPSEYEALIHMFRPEIALPDEGVQKQFVQHWLIILTSPDMIANWQAADTDFRLYPLPSLDNDTTDPRLEGCGNGGGRTVHRLREGVERFCVTDINNPAAAAMAQSGVFVLFDTVSAKAQDFNHVPGGANVLYMDGHVEFLRYPNPKAPVLRTFAIANQLLSE